Proteins encoded within one genomic window of Augochlora pura isolate Apur16 chromosome 11, APUR_v2.2.1, whole genome shotgun sequence:
- the LOC144477331 gene encoding sodium leak channel NALCN-like isoform X2, producing MRTNILILGLTIANIIPIMMLGRKQSLKGEPVLADYGPEESLNESTDIEWVNKLWVRRLMRFCALVSLISVCLNTPKTFENIPPLQYVTFVSDLVVTFLFTAEMIAKMHIRGILKKDKSYLKDHWCQFDGSMVVFLWLSVILQMFEMLGFVLKFSYVSILRAPRPLIMIRFLRVFLKFSMPKARINQIFKRSSQQIYNVTLFFLFFMSLYGLLGVQFFGELKNHCVLNTTHPKHITINSLAIPDTFCSTDPESGYQCPEGMTCMKLGLSKYIMGFNGFDEFATSIFTVYQAASQEGWVFIMYRAIDSLPAWRAVLYFSTMIFFLAWLVKNVFIAVITETFNEIRVQFQQMWGVRGHISNSTASQILTGDDNGWSLVTLDENKHGGLASPVCHAILRSPHFRMVVMCAILANAITTATMSFKHDEKPRYTYYNNYYYAEIAFTIFLDLETVFKIWCLGFRSYYKHSIHKFELLLTIGTTIHIIPFFYLSGFTYFQVLRVVRLIKASPMLEDFVYKIFGPGKKLGSLIIFTMCLLVISSSISMQLFCFLCDFTKFETFPEAFMSMFQILTQEAWVEVMDETMLRTHETMAPFVAVYFILYHLFVTLIVLSLFVAVILDNLELDEDIKKLKQLKFREQSAEIKETLPFRLRIFEKFPDSPQMTCLHKVPSDFNLPKVRESFMRQFVFEMENEENEGVKKVNETFDSKMIYRKQRPVKILNNPPKVRNVVTSLKKAAVTYIINDSNNQRLLLGDSAMIPVPGKSLLKPQGTVNSAKQLRIDQKKSIRRSVRSGSIKLKQTYEHLMENGDIGGINRVSSSRSRPHDLDIKLLQAKRQQAEMRRNQREEDLRENHPFFDTPLFVVPRESKFRKICQSLVYARYDTNAKDPLTGKERKVQYKSLHNFLGLVTYLDWVMIFATTMSCISMMFETPRYRVMEVPVLQIAEYGFVIFMSIELALKILADGLFFTPKAYIKDVASVLDVFIYVVSLVFLCWMPKSVPPNSSAQLLMILRCVRPLRIFTLVPHMRKVVYELCRGFKEILLVSTLLILLMFIFASYGVQLYGGRLARCNDPTILKREDCVGVFMRRVFVTKMKLRPGQNESYPSILVPRVWANPRRFNFDHIGDALMALFEVLSFKGWLDVRDVLIKALGPVHAIYIHIYIFLGCMIGLTLFVGVVIANYSENKGTALLTVDQRRWCDLKKRLKIAQPLHLPPRPDGKIFRAFIYDITQNIYFKRFIAVMVLINSALLCVSWRIEEKHTEALATVSTILTLIFLVEVIMKNIAFTPRGYWQSRRNRYDLLVTVVGVIWIVIHCTMKNDLSYVIGFMVVILRFFTITGKHTTLKMLMLTVGVSVCKSFFIIFGMFLLVFFYALAGTIIFGTVKYGEGIGRRANFESPVTGVAMLFRIVTGEDWNKIMHDCMIQPPYCTPAANYWETDCGNFHASLIYFCTFYVIITYIVLNLLVAIIMENFSLFYSNEEDALLSYADIRNFQNTWNVVDNHQKGVIPVKRVKFILRLLKGRLETDPQKDRLLFKHMCYELEKLNNGEDVTFHDVINMLSYRSVDIRKALQLEELLAREEFEYIIEEEVAKQTIRNWLEGCLKKIRASGKQQNDLVVSLRADQPIQQQEHAEEKGKEADKEEETETKDADGSKHRAKKPVVLPRSDSIGSGSRKKYLTPTSSDSASIRSEKDKNAPPKKRNNRPPPMAKNNLPHLTESTEQTRQQREVINAKTTAPKPSSVMLEVREWWKEQLAHSSESSEDEV from the exons ATGCGTacgaatattttgattttaggCCTCACCATTGCAAACATAATACCTATTATGATGCTGGGGCGCAAACAGAGCCTCAAAGGGGAACCCGTCTTGGCCGACTATGGGCCAGAGGAGTCCCTCAATGAGAGCACTGACATCGAGTGGGTGAACAAG CTGTGGGTTAGAAGATTGATGAGGTTTTGCGCCCTGGTATCATTAATTTCGGTTTGCTTGAATACTCCAAAgacttttgaaaatattccgcCCCTTCAGTATGTTACCTTCGTTTCTGACTTAGTAGTTACGTTTTTATTTACCGCTGAAATGATTGCAAAGATGCACATTAGAGGTATACTGAAG AAGGACAAATCTTACTTGAAAGACCATTGGTGCCAATTTGATGGGAGTATGGTTGTCTTCCTCTGGTTGTCCGTGATTTTACAGATGTTCGAAATGTTAGGatttgttttgaaatttagCTACGTTTCAATATTACGGGCACCAAGACCTTTAATTATGATACGCTTTCTAAGAGTCTTCCTTAAGTTCTCCATGCCGAAAGCTAGAATTAATCAGATATTTAA ACGTTCAAGCCaacaaatatacaatgtaactcttttcttcttgttcttcATGTCCCTGTACGGCCTGCTGGGTGTTCAGTTTTTTggagaattgaaaaatcactGTGTTCTGAACACAACCCATCCAAAGCACATTACTATAAATAGTCTAGCCATTCCAGATACATTTTGTTCAACCGATCCTGAATCAGGATATCAATGTCCAGAAGGAATGACATGTATGAAACTCGGATTGTCAAAGTATATCATGGGTTTCAACGGGTTTGATGAATTTG CTACAAGTATTTTTACTGTCTATCAAGCTGCATCGCAAGAGGGTTGGGTTTTCATTATGTACCGTGCGATAGACAGTCTCCCAGCTTGGCGCGCAGTCCTTTACTTCAGCacaatgatatttttcttaGCATGGCTTGTGAAGAACGTTTTCATTGCCGTTATCACAGAGACTTTTAATGAGATACGAGTACAGTTTCAGCAAATGTGGGGCGTCAGAGGACATATCAGCAATAGTACTGCTTCACAA ATATTAACCGGTGATGATAACGGCTGGAGTTTGGTAACTTTAGATGAAAATAAGCACGGTGGTCTAGCATCACCTGTATGTCACGCAATCCTCAGATCTCCACACTTCCGAATGGTAGTAATGTGTGCAATATTGGCGAACGCTATTACCACTGCGACAATGAGTTTCAAGCATGACGAGAAACCAAGATACACTTActacaacaattattattacgctGAGATTGcttttacgatatttttggACCTCGAAACAGTGTTTAAAATATGGTGCCTCGGATTCCGCAGTTATTACAAGCATTCGATTCACAAATTCGAGCTGCTGCTGACAATTGGAACAACCATACACATCATTCCGTTCTTCTATCTTTCTGGATTCACATATTTTCAG GTTTTAAGGGTAGTCAGGCTTATCAAGGCGTCTCCAATGTTAGAAGACTtcgtatacaaaatatttggaCCTGGCAAGAAGCTTGGTAGCCTCATTATTTTCACCATGTGCCTGCTGGTTATATCATCCAGCATTTCTATGCAATTGTTCTGTTTCCTCTGTGACTTCACGAAATTCGAAACCTTTCCCGAG GCATTCATGTCTATGTTCCAAATTCTCACCCAAGAAGCTTGGGTAGAAGTTATGGATGAAACAATGCTACGAACACACGAAACGATGGCACCCTTTGTAGCTGTTTACTTCATTTTATACCATCTTTTTGTCACGCTG ATTGTGTTGAGTCTGTTCGTCGCAGTTATATTGGATAATCTCGAACTGGATGAGGACATTAAAAAACTGAAGCAGCTGAAATTTCGCGAGCAAAGCGCAgagataaaagaaactttaccATTTAGATTGagaatttttgagaaatttccAGACAGTCCTCAAATGACGTGCTTACATAAAGTACCATCGGATTTCAACCTACCAAAG GTGCGTGAAAGTTTTATGCGACAATTTGTTTTCGAAATGGAAAACGAGGAGAACGAAGGTGTGAAAAAAGTAAACGAAACTTTTGATTCGAAAATGATATACAGAAAGCAACGTCCAGTTAAGATTTTAAACAATCCACCAAAAGTCCGGAATGTCGTTACTAGCCTTAAAAAAGCAGCTGTTACTTacattataaa TGATTCGAACAATCAAAGGCTTTTGTTAGGCGATTCTGCCATGATACCGGTGCCAGGAAAAAGTTTATTGAAGCCTCAAGGTACTGTTAACAGTGCCAAGCAACTGCGCATCGATCAGAAGAA GTCGATTAGAAGGAGCGTTCGTAGTGGTTCCATCAAGCTAAAGCAAACGTACGAGCACCTGATGGAGAACGGTGATATTGGAGGTATAAACAGAGTGAGTTCTTCTCGCAGTAGACCGCATGATTTGGACATTAAATTACTGCAAGCTAAGCGGCAGCAGGCCGAGATGCGCAG AAATCAACGCGAGGAGGATTTGCGCGAGAATCATCCGTTTTTCGACACGCCGTTATTCGTGGTACCGCGCGAAAGCAAATTTCGAAAGATTTGTCAGTCGCTCGTTTACGCGAGATACGATACGAATGCAAAAGACCCGTTGACTGGCAAAGAGAGGAAAGTTCAGTACAAGAGCCTGCA CAACTTCCTTGGCTTGGTCACGTACTTAGATTGGGTGATGATCTTTGCTACGACCATGTCTTGCATCTCCATGATGTTCGAAACACCACGTTACCGCGTTATGGAAGTGCCCGTGCTGCAAATCGCCGAGTACGGTTTCGTTATCTTCATGAGCATCGAATTGGCGCTCAAGATTTTAGCGGACGGATTATTTTTTACGCCTAAGGCCTACATCAAAGACGTTGCCTCTGTGTTGGACGTTTTTATTTACGTC GTCAGTCTCGTTTTCCTTTGCTGGATGCCGAAAAGCGTGCCGCCCAATTCCAGCGCTCAACTTTTGATGATCTTACGTTGCGTCAGACCGTTGAGAATATTCACGCTTGTGCCGCATATGAGGAAGGTTGTCTACGAATTGTGTAGAGGATTTAAAGAGATCTTATTG GTGTCTACTCTGTTGATCCTCTTGATGTTCATATTTGCGAGTTACGGCGTGCAGCTTTACGGTGGTAGATTAGCTCGTTGTAACGATCCAACTATTCTGAAACGGGAGGACTGTGTCGGCGTGTTCATGCGAAGGGTGTTCGtgacgaaaatgaaattacgaCCGGGCCAAAACGAGAGCTATCCATCTATATTAGTGCCACGCGTTTG gGCAAATCCTAGGCGATTTAATTTCGACCATATCGGTGATGCATTGATGGCGCTTTTCGAGGTGCTCTCATTTAAAGGATGGCTCGACGTTAGAGATGTTCTTATCAAGGCTCTCGGTCCC gtCCACGCCATTTATATCCACATCTACATATTTCTGGGGTGTATGATCGGTTTGACGTTGTTCGTTGGTGTTGTAATCGCCAATTATTCTGAAAACAAAGGGACCGCGTTACTCACTGTCGATCAAAGACGATG GTGCGATTTAAAAAAGCGACTGAAGATTGCTCAGCCGTTGCATTTACCACCTAGGCCAGATGGGAAGATATTCAGGGCGTTCATCTATGACATCACTCAGAACATCTATTTCAAAAGATTCATTGCGGTCATGGTACTCATAAACAGTGCTCTTCTATGCGTTTCT TGGAGAATCGAGGAAAAACACACGGAAGCACTCGCTACGGTCTCCACGATTCTGACACTGATCTTCCTCGTGGAAGTGatcatgaaaaatattgcttttacACCACGTGGCTATTGGCAGTCCAGAAGAAACAGATATGATTTGCTCGTGACAGTCGTGGGTGTTATTTGGATCGTCATTCATTGCACAATGAAG AACGATCTATCGTATGTAATCGGCTTTATGGTCGTCATCCTTAGGTTTTTCACCATCACTGGCAAACACACCACTCTCAAAATGTTGATGTTAACGGTCGGAGTGTCCGTTTGTAAAAGTTTCTTCATTATATTCGGCATGTTTcttcttgttttcttttatgCCTTAGCGGGCACCATCATCTTTGGAACTGTGAAATATGGGGAAGGTATAGGAAG ACGTGCCAATTTTGAGTCACCTGTAACCGGTGTTGCTATGCTCTTTCGAATTGTCACAGGAGAAGATTGGAACAAAATAATGCACGATTGCATGATACAACCGCCGTATTGCACACCAGCTGCTAATTATTGGGAGACCGATTGCGGCAATTTCCATGCttccttaatttatttttgtactttCTACGTAATTATTACTTACATTGTCTTGAATCTCCTGGTGG CTATCATTATGGAGaacttttctctattttactcGAACGAGGAAGACGCCTTACTTTCGTACGCCGATATTAGGAATTTCCAAAACACCTGGAACGTAGTCGATAATCATCAGAAGGGTGTCATACCAGTGAAACGG GTGAAGTTCATCTTGCGGTTGTTAAAAGGCAGACTTGAAACCGATCCGCAAAAGGATCGATTGCTGTTCAAGCATATGTGTTACGAATTAGAGAAACTGAACAACGGCGAGGACGTTACTTTCCACGATGTCATTAA TATGTTGTCGTATCGGTCAGTCGACATTCGAAAAGCTCTCCAACTGGAAGAATTATTGGCGAGAGAGGAATTTGAGTACATCATCGAAGAAGAAGTCGCTAAACAAACAATTAGGAACTGGCTGGAGGGTTGTTTAAAGAAGATCAGAGCCAGCGGA AAACAACAAAACGATCTTGTAGTTAGTCTTCGGGCTGATCAGCCTATACAGCAACAAGAACACGCAGAGGAAAAGGGGAAAGAGGCAGACAAAGAAGAGGAAACAGAAACAAAG gatGCAGATGGATCCAAGCATAGAGCAAAGAAACCTGTAGTTCTTCCAAGGTCAGATAGTATAGGTAGTGGctcaagaaaaaaatatttaactccAACATCGTCAGATTCGGCTTCGATCAGATctgaaaaagataaaaatgcgCCAcctaagaaaagaaacaataggCCACCAC CCATGGCAAAAAATAATCTGCCCCATCTCACAGAAAGCACAGAACAGACCAGACAACAACGAGAGGTCATCAATGCAAAGACAACTGCGCCAAAACCTTCCAGTGTTATGCTGGAGGTACGCGAATGGTGGAAGGAGCAACTTGCGCATAGCAGTGAGTCCAGCGAAGACGAAGTTTGA